From a single Portunus trituberculatus isolate SZX2019 chromosome 15, ASM1759143v1, whole genome shotgun sequence genomic region:
- the LOC123504147 gene encoding oplophorus-luciferin 2-monooxygenase non-catalytic subunit-like, which yields MRFVAIAVSLVLAAMRTEAWSWWGSKDTVQEKAALCPEPQDIFPCVCSNFSVLSMKMDCSEVLDEGELARVFSAFFPIKAFDKLTISHNQFLTTLPDGVFGEVSFTNIYVTGGVLESVGEAALTSSFITAERLMFNNNQISNFPFHILSNFSKLTSISLAYNNLNELPDLSSDSLENLYINNNLLGNVAASTFTGTPAISVIYLQETNLQEIIPGTFSNLAHLNTVYLFRNSLTKVPALAVEFSSDQGSVYLSLNNITKVAPNAFPGLTGGKVEVQLNELTELPEEVWRPLLEDGVNITPWGNPLVCGCDIAWLLNTSFIAQIDPVFTTCEDGRKLALLDPADYADC from the exons ATGAGGTTTGTGGCCATAGCTGTGAGCCTGGTGCTGGCGGCAATGCGGACGGAGGCGTGGAGTTGGTGGGGTAGCAAAGACACGGTTCAGGAGAAGGCCGCCCTGTGTCCTGAGCCGCAGGATattttcccttgtgtgtgttcAAATTTCTCAGTTTTGTCGATGAAAATGGACTGCTCCGAGGTGCTAGACGAGGGTGAACTGGCGCGTGTGTTTTCTGCCTTCTTCCCTATCAAGGCGTTTGACAAGCTGACTATCTCTCATAACCAGTTCCTCACGACGCTTCCCGATGGAGTGTTCGGCGAGGTTTCGTTCACCAACATCTACGTGACCGGGGGAGTATTGGAGTCAGTGGGGGAAGCGGCCTTGACCTCCAGCTTCATCACGGCGGAGCGACTTATGTTCAACAACAACCAAATATCAAATTTCCCCTTCCATATCCTCTCCAACTTCTCAAAATTAACGTCTATAAGCCTCGCCTACAACAATCTTAATGAACTGCCAGACCTCTCCTCTGATTCACTGGAAAACTTGTACATTAATAACAATCTTTTGGGCAATGTCGCCGCCTCCACCTTCACGGGGACGCCGGCAATCTCAGTTATCTACCTGCAAGAGACAAACCTTCAGGAGATAATTCCAG GAACCTTCAGCAACCTGGCGCACCTGAACACGGTCTATCTTTTCCGGAACAGTCTGACGAAAGTGCCGGCATTAGCGGTAGAGTTTTCTTCAGATCAAGGCTCAGTCTACCTCAGTCTCAACAACATCACTAAGGTCGCTCCCAACGCCTTTCCAG GCCTGACGGGCGGGAAGGTGGAGGTTCAGCTCAACGAGCTGACGGAACTCCCGGAGGAGGTGTGGCGCCCACTGCTGGAGGACGGAGTCAACATTACTCCCTGGG GCAATCCTCTCGTCTGCGGGTGTGACATCGCGTGGCTCCTCAACACGTCTTTCATTGCACAAATCGATCCAGTGTTCACCACATGTGAGGACGGACGGAAGCTGGCCTTGCTAGACCCCGCTGACTACGCTGACTGCTga